Proteins from one Porites lutea chromosome 3, jaPorLute2.1, whole genome shotgun sequence genomic window:
- the LOC140930425 gene encoding uncharacterized protein — MVNKLVASFAWNMVLCMIVGCGSKSGRDKGLYFARVPSVLTNQGEEAQELSKERRSRWISAISRDDLTEEILENDRVCEKHFVSGRAAKSWDKYNIDWVPTLLLGHKKATDRAHHKEAAAKRSERARERELVKKPAFEKRERELELERAAKRQKLDEPGEQVSNLSFEGNESKEKKTTAEAGTQTEEFEYLFSSLNIDRKPFDRWEFVQNEEKVKFYTGLPSFDILHNVLEHVSPFVAYKSQNLTTFQEFIMTLIKLKLDAPHQDLSYRFNVSLSTVSRIFSAWMVALDVRLAPLINWPEREDLWRTMPQCFKYSFGNKTTVIIDCFEVFINRPSNLLARAQTWSSYKHHNTVKVLIGITPQGTISYVSQAWGGRTSDKFLTENCGILNKLLPGDLVLADRGFTIAESVMFQQAQLAIPAFTKGKDLLDPVDVEKTRGIANVRIHVERVIGLLRRKYSILSGILPIDFLISNPNGSQEEATPMIDRIINVSAALVNLCPGIVPLD; from the coding sequence ATGGTAAACAAACTGGTAGCGTCCTTCGCGTGGAACATGGTTTTGTGTATGATCGTTGGCTGTGGCAGCAAAAGTGGACGAGATAAAGGGTTATATTTTGCAAGGGTGCCTTCTGTGCTCACAAATCAAGGCGAAGAGGCACAAGAACTATCCAAAGAAAGAAGATCGCGCTGGATTTCAGCGATAAGCCGTGACGACCTCACCGAAGAGATCTTAGAAAACGATCGTGTGTGCGAAAAGCATTTTGTTTCAGGAAGAGCAGCTAAGAGCTGGGATAAATATAATATTGACTGGGTTCCGACATTGCTCTTGGGACACAAAAAAGCTACTGATCGAGCACACCATAAAGAAGCGGCGGCAAAACGAAGCGAGAGAGCGAGGGAACGTGAACTTGTGAAGAAGCCGGCTTTTGAAAAGAGAGAACGAGAGCTAGAACTAGAGCGAGCGGCAAAGAGACAGAAACTTGACGAGCCCGGTGAACAAGTTTCGAACCTTAGCTTTGAAGGAAATgagagcaaagagaaaaaaacaacagctgAAGCTGGCACACAAACTGAAGAGTTTGAATATTTATTCAGCTCTCTAAACATTGACCGGAAACCATTTGATCGGTGGGAGTTTGtacaaaacgaagaaaaagttaaattttACACTGGATTGCCTTCCTTCGATATCCTGCATAATGTCCTCGAGCATGTTTCTCCGTTTGTTGCATACAAGTCCCAGAATCTGACCACATTTCAAGAATTTATCATGACTTTGATAAAACTTAAACTTGACGCACCACATCAAGATCTTTCATATCGCTTCAATGTCTCCCTTTCTACagtttcaaggattttttcaGCCTGGATGGTAGCGCTAGATGTACGACTGGCCCCACTAATCAACTGGCCTGAACGTGAGGATTTATGGCGAACAATGCCACAGTGTTTTAAATATTcatttggaaacaaaacaacggTGATTATTGATTGTTTTGAAGTATTTATTAATAGGCCATCAAATCTGCTTGCAAGAGCACAGACATGGTCGTCATACAAACATCATAACACTGTTAAGGTGCTGATAGGGATAACTCCTCAAGGCACAATCTCCTACGTTTCCCAAGCTTGGGGAGGACGAACATCAGACAAATTTTTAACTGAGAACTGCGgaattttgaataaattgttGCCTGGGGATCTGGTCTTGGCTGACCGTGGTTTCACTATTGCGGAGAGTGTAATGTTTCAGCAAGCACAACTAGCCATCCCTGCTTTCACGAAGGGGAAAGACCTGCTTGACCCTGTGGATGTCGAAAAAACTAGGGGGATCGCAAATGTTCGCATTCATGTTGAAAGGGTTATTGGTCTCCTTCGCCGGAAGTACTCAATATTGTCTGGAATTCTGCCAATTGACTTCTTAATTTCCAACCCTAATGGCTCACAGGAAGAAGCAACACCAATGATTGACAGAATCATTAATGTATCTGCAGCTCTTGTTAATTTGTGCCCAGGCATTGTACCACTTGACTAA
- the LOC140930427 gene encoding TNF receptor-associated factor 4-like, whose amino-acid sequence MADRVDRETGGFEAEFLVPLPEEYECPICQLAFRDPVQIEDCGHRFCQSCLQELKRRQGSPCLCPLDRKPISSSKIFVDKAAKRAVLSLGVKCVNWKRKCDWTGDLIYVEEHMKNCAYEDVHCTNPECNEVMPRRALQYHLVSKCRWRVVSCHFCAEMYTYKDSKLHMKVCKRIPLECVNKCGAKDIPREELSFHLTECPLAILPCSYQDIGCTFKGKRDTLDDHTKTAVHTHLGLAMQKIRDNESRSTCTNGVFIWRISNYKQQYEQALASPEDLAIFSPPFYTSQYGYKMRLKAYLHGRDRGKSTHLSLYIIIMKGDYDALLDWPFKQKITFYLIDQGEHKNHRTHQLSPNRSLPNIKVVFNRPTMKENLGIGNPCFVPQEALETGEFIKDDALFIKAVVEPAKTST is encoded by the exons ATGGCCGATCGCGTCGATAGAGAAACTGGCGGATTTGAAGCTGAATTTCTTGTGCCGTTACCAGAAGAATACGAATGTCCAATTTGTCAACTAGCGTTTCGCGACCCTGTTCAAATCGAAGACTGTGGTCACAGATTTTGCCAGTCTTGTCTTCAAGAGCTAAAACGAAG GCAGGGAAGTCCTTGTTTATGCCCGTTGGACAGAAAACCTATATCATCCTCCAAG ATTTTTGTCGACAAGGCAGCCAAACGTGCTGTACTGTCTCTTGGCGTTAAATGTGTGAACTGGAAAAGAAAGTGTGATTGGACGGGGGATTTGATATATGTTGAG GAGCATATGAAAAACTGTGCATATGAAGATGTACATTGTACAAATCCTGAGTgcaatgaagtaatgcctcgccgCGCCTTACAGTACCACTTAGTGTCAAAGTGCCGCTGGAGGGTGGTGTCGTGTCACTTTTGCGCTGAGATGTACACATACAAGGACAGTAAG CTTCACATGAAAGTATGTAAGAGAATTCCTTTAGAATGTGTAAACAAGTGCGGTGCCAAGGATATTCCTCGAGAAGAG cttTCATTTCATCTAACCGAGTGTCCTTTGGCAATCCTTCCCTGTTCTTATCAAGATATCGGTTGCACCTTTAAG GGGAAACGAGATACGCTTGACGACCACACGAAAACCGCGGTACACACCCATCTTGGTCTGGCAATGCAGAAAATCCGCGACAATGAGAGTCGTAGTACTTGCACCAATGGAGTATTCATCTGGAGAATTAGTAACTACAAACAACAGTATGAGCAGGCTCTTGCCTCGCCAGAGGACCTGGCGATTTTCAGCCCGCCTTTTTACACTTCACAGTACGGTTACAAAATGCGGCTGAAAGCGTACCTTCATGGGAGAGATCGCGGAAAATCCACCCATCTGTCTCtgtatataattataatgaaaggTGACTATGATGCTTTACTGGACTGGCCTTTCAAACAGAAGATAACGTTTTATCTTATCGATCAAGGTGAACATAAGAACCATAGAACACACCAACTTAGTCCTAACCGCTCATTACCAAATATCAAGGTAGTTTTCAATCGGCCAACCATGAAGGAAAATCTCGGGATTGGAAACCCCTGTTTTGTCCCTCAAGAGGCGCTAGAGACTGGCGAGTTTATTAAGGACGATGCTCTGTTTATCAAGGCAGTTGTCGAGCCTGCAAAGACTTCTACTTGA
- the LOC140930426 gene encoding uncharacterized protein: MEDDTDEDNSFDYNFSKQRQDKSIELYQKNALGNIAAQLFPTYGEFFAVPVAANYEYFDLLSVFVKRDRHTFEFVGTLRKNGGILMDNNLDLLHILRPHLHSSSKKGIDKYLVALKPPFTHEVSEFSMEDLAGRPEGKYFSWIDLGTTQIEYVDPAKLTAKVNMLRVDQESSKLCGKTCIYVVYKVWYSDRLHYYPSKEYVSSTWFGNDKSSLENQVKLCTKSLDRCCIHLDARDARAFGVCRIPLSSDGTLGTPRYDVNLVSINPFWPASTESAFFAEELDFDFIKWLRAQVQGMRKKQIWQPALRKLFSFPSPDDRQEALKFLLQTMKKFQTESENAIQLVDFSAIFPDPPSCLKSSPSIMSSFLKGAGIILTAPQLADDGEVYEEQIVFQPQNCQENLRILEALFTVLVKGVITEQQGKSVSQLLATEVVSLQELFHTQMGCICSPCKTLNPREKPLSQLWKKPSRTRNYLESLGLREILHENQMVVICPKNCQLLNILSLFHGSIE; encoded by the exons ATGGAGGACGATACAGACGAAGATAACAGCTTCGATTATAATTTTAGTAAGCAGAGACAGGACAAGTCAATTGAACTTTACCAAAAAAACGCTCTGGGAAACATTGCTGCACAGTTATTTCCCACATATGGAGAATTTTTCGCCGTTCCTGTAGCAGCAAACTACGAATATTTCGACCTGCTCTCTGTGTTTGTTAAACGGGACAGACATACCTTCGAATTTGTTGGAACTTTACGCAAGAATGGGGGTATTTTGATGGATAATAATTTGGATTTATTACATATATTAAGACCGCATTTACATAGCAGCTCAAAGAAAGGGATAGATAAGTATCTGGTTGCTTTAAAACCTCCATTCACCCACGAAGTAAGCGAGTTTTCGATGGAGGACTTGGCTGGTCGTCCTGAGGGGAAATACTTCAGCTGGATTGATTTAGGAACCACGCAGATTGAGTATGTCGACCCCGCGAAACTCACTGCTAAAGTAAACATGTTGAGAGTAGATCAAGAGTCGTCTAAACTTTGCGGAAAAACTTGCATCTACGTTGTCTATAAG GTGTGGTATTCTGACAGACTTCATTACTATCCTTCCAAAGAGTATGTTTCTAGTACCTGGTTTGGTAATGACAAGTCCTCGTTAGAAAATCAAGTCAAACTTTGCACTAAGTCACTAGACAGATGTTGTATTCATTTGGATGCAAGAGATGCTAGAGCTTTTGGTGTTTGTCGAATTCCGCTTTCCTCAGATGGCACACTTGGGACTCCCAGATATGATGTCAACCTGGTATCAATCAATCCCTTTTGGCCAGCTTCCACTGAGAGCGCATTTTTTGCTGAAG AGCTGGACTTTGATTTTATCAAATGGCTGAGAGCACAAGTGCAAGGCATGAGAAAAAAGCAGATTTGGCAACCTGCTCTGAGAAaactttttagttttccttCCCCAGATGACAGACAAGAAGCACTCAAGTTCTTGTTACAAACCATGAAAAAGTTTCAG ACTGAAAGCGAGAATGCTATTCAACTGGTTGATTTTTCTGCGATATTTCCTGACCCACCCTCATGTCTAAAGTCTAGTCCATCAATCATGTCATCGTTTCTTAAAGGCGCTGGGATCATTCTTACCGCACCGCAACTTGCCGATGACGGCGAAGTATATGAGGAACAAATTGTGTTTCAGCCGCAAAATTGTCAGGAAAATCTGAGGATTTTGGAAGCGCTTTTTACGGTTCTTGTTAAGG GTGTGATTACAGAACAGCAAGGAAAAAGTGTTTCCCAACTTCTTGCAACAGAAGTTGTTTCTCTTCAAGAACTG tttcacACGCAGATGGGGTGCATATGTTCCCCTTGTAAAACTCTTAATCCACGCGAAAAGCCTTTGTCCCAATTGTGGAAAAAACCATCGCGGACAAGAAATTACCTCGAGAGCTTGGGACTTCGGGAGATTCTCCATGAAAACCAAATGGTTGTCATCTGCCCTAAAAACTGCCAACTGTTAAATATTTTATCGCTTTTTCATGGCAGTATTGAGTAA